The genomic segment CCCTCATCCTATCCATATTAACCAAAGTCTGACCTATGTGCAACTGATCAAAGTCTATCTTTCCGCTTGAAGGGTCTATAAGGCTGGCAAATGTTGCTACCTTCATTAGCCTAGTGGCCTCTTGTACATCCCCAACTTCCACCGTATGGGACAATCGCATCTTGGCCACCGCCTGTGACAGCCTAATCAGAGCCTCCAATTGCCTAGTACTCGCCGAAGGTGCCTTGTTAGATAACGTTGATCCGTTGAAGAGTGTATGGACTGAGTCATTTGAACGTAAACGGAGGTATTCAGATATAATGATCTCCTTGGCATTAGGAGTAAGTTTGGGGTTGCAATTTGCACGGGCGTAGCTAATGTATGATGCAAAGAGGTGAGGATCTATAGGAGCAACATCTTGGGTGTCCGAAAAATTGGAGCAAATGGATAAAGCCAACGCCCTATCCTCAATCTCATTTGCAGTGTCGATTATCAAGTATATCAAATCAAATCGACTAAATAGAGATGGGGGTAAATTGATATTCTCAACCACAGCTTTGCGACGATCAtacctaaataatttagtatttACCTTGAATTAATTGGATTGGCTGACGCAAGAATTGCGGTTCTAGCATTTAACGTTGCAACTATTCCGGCTTTGGCAATAGTGACCGTCTGTTGTTCCATAACCTAGATAAAGAATTACTCACTTCATGTAAAACAGTGCGTGCCGATTCATTCATCTTGTCAAATTCGTCAATACAACATATTCCACGGTCAGACAATACAACAGCGCCAGAttccaatatatattcGCGCGTCTCGGGATCTTTACCAACATATGCCGTTAAACCTACTTGGCTGCTCCCTTTTCCCGATGTATAAATTCCTCTAAGCGACAATTTATGTACATACTGAAGGAACTGACTTTTAGCCGTCGATGGATCTCCACATAACAATATGTGTATATCGCTCCTCGTgttatcatttttagatCCCCCAAATAATTGGCAAAGTAAACCCATCTTTACATCGTCCCTTCCATATATGGAAGGGGCGAATGACTTTATTAATTTCTCGTATATGTTTTTGTCCCTTGACAGATTAAGTATTTGAGATATTAGTTCAGGAGACAAATGAAGATGTTCTGCTTTACCCTCCTCTGTCGAATCAAATATTCCCATTTGGGGAACCTTAACAGaatttttgtcaattttcCTAATGTGTAGCACGTTAATAAATGTCTTGAAGATTGTAGATAAGTTGCGCATTCTGGGATTCATTCTCACACCTGATGCACGAAAAATTCCAGTGATTTCAACCCTGTCACCTGGTTTAGCCGCGTCAATGCATTCATCATAGGCATACAACGATATTGAAGCTGGAAACTGGCCTTTACCTAGCACCTCCGGTAATTCAATCAACTTGATTAATTGCTTGCTAGTGAAACAGCACATATTATGCACTAGTTCGAATGAATTTCTTGAGccacaatttttgcataGCATGGGCTCTATCACATCGCCTTGAATGACGTGCTCATATATTTCGTTGTTGCATGTGACGCGATTTAATCCACTTTGCTTGTATCCATTACAGCGGAAAGCCGCCATCGTCATTTCGGGAATTACATTTGAAAAACGTACCACAATGCCCTTAAGAGACACCAGGGTCTCAATGTCCTTGGGTCCCAATAGTCTGGATGTGTCAAATTCGGGTTTATTGTACAACACAATCCTAGGTATGATGGCGGATTCGGTAATATTAAAGACCAGTGTCGTCAGTTTTTCAAAACACTTTCTCACGATTTTATCGATCTCACAGATGCAATCTGCAGGGTAATTTACTATCAAATGGTATAGCTTGCGGTCAAATAGTGCAATATGGGCTAGATCTACTGGGAAAGTCTTTTCACTGGTCATTTCCACTATCTTTAATAGTTTCTTAGCATAGTAGCTGAGCTCTTGGATTTCATTTGTGCTGGagttgataattatttcattatcaaGATCAGTCAATATGTCTGGATAATTTAAAGGATTAAAATCGTAAAAGAAGTTGGTAAATCGCTCGTAAACTTGATCAATTTCCTCGTCCACAATGTATGGAAGCCGCTCAATTTCAAAATCCTGCATCAAGAATTCCCTGCCCATATCGCCTATATCTCCCCTAGCTGCCCGAATTCTTCTTATCACCATAGGAGTCTTACCATACTGCGTATATTGAGTGTCATGTTGAGTATCAATACTCTCATTCAACACTCTTCTTCTACGCATGGAAATTGATCCCTGATCTACCTGATCATCAACATTTCTGAATTGCCTCACGGGGGTTTCATTAATGCTAGATCTCCTACGCATTGAGTGTCCATCAAAGGCGAGAGTCCTTCCATCCTGAGTGTTGTTGCGATTTGATTGGGAACCAGTGTTGGTAGAGGACTGGAAGGGGATTGGTATATTGTTGCTATTTAACGGGGTACCATTTGGAGTATTTTGTGTGTCGTTCGAGAAATTGTCCTGGGAATTATTATGCAAGGTATTTGAACTGCGATTGTTGGACATTCTTACAAGATCTAAATCTGAATGGGGGGCATTAGTTTGGTTTAGTTGCGCCAGTGTTGTTTCTTGAGTTGCTCATATCATTAACCGTTATGGATAGTGatatgatattatatgtCGTGAGTGTTGCTTATCTCTGCAATTCTATATTTATGTGTGCCAAACTATGGCAATTGTATCGTATGCGAAAGTGACGTCTATCATTTCATTGTTAAATCCAATGGTTTTAGTtgcaattattgtatattaatattatcgACATTTTAACTCGAATGAATGgcatttattaattattttgtgttattattcaaatatttatatattaccaTATATGTGCATGTGTTGATGCGTGGATTATGTTGTGATTGGTAATTGCAGTAATTGTGTTCCATACTTTTTTCACTTTACTACTCTACGAATAACAGTTCAAAAGTATTTATGTGTgagtaatttttatatcatgATAACTTAACTCAATTCTTTGTTCGGTATCTTATAGTACCGTGTCTTTTGGGGTAGTGTTATATAGCATTGTTAGTCGCTAAAATAATGTTTAGCGCCCAAAGTTGTATTTTATTGcttatatttaatatcaaCTGTAATTCTGTTGGTAGACTGAAACTAGCATTTATATTCCTAAAgtttatatatgattaataTCATcgtatgtatatattattaactataatttagtaattaATCTATGAGatccataatatatatttattctcaaaacataatttattgtttagAGAATGTAATTGCgatatatcattataattttcTAGTTAATGTATTATAGTGTTGccgataaaattttatcactttatatcattttaaactattaacaatataattaaaaatgcatGGCATTATGTCGTACAATCGTTAATCTATGGATTTAAACGATGTCATTTCCCATTCTGCCATATACTACATTTGTATAACTAGTGGGTATGTTtataaactattatatgctatatttaaatcattccaatgagatatatatattgtatataatgatCTAATGAgatatatgtattt from the Babesia microti strain RI chromosome I, complete genome genome contains:
- a CDS encoding minichromosome maintenance protein 4 (cell division control protein) (overlaps_old_locusTagID:BBM_I03255), with the translated sequence MSNNRSSNTLHNNSQDNFSNDTQNTPNGTPLNSNNIPIPFQSSTNTGSQSNRNNTQDGRTLAFDGHSMRRRSSINETPVRQFRNVDDQVDQGSISMRRRRVLNESIDTQHDTQYTQYGKTPMVIRRIRAARGDIGDMGREFLMQDFEIERLPYIVDEEIDQVYERFTNFFYDFNPLNYPDILTDLDNEIIINSSTNEIQELSYYAKKLLKIVEMTSEKTFPVDLAHIALFDRKLYHLIVNYPADCICEIDKIVRKCFEKLTTLVFNITESAIIPRIVLYNKPEFDTSRLLGPKDIETLVSLKGIVVRFSNVIPEMTMAAFRCNGYKQSGLNRVTCNNEIYEHVIQGDVIEPMLCKNCGSRNSFELVHNMCCFTSKQLIKLIELPEVLGKGQFPASISLYAYDECIDAAKPGDRVEITGIFRASGVRMNPRMRNLSTIFKTFINVLHIRKIDKNSVKVPQMGIFDSTEEGKAEHLHLSPELISQILNLSRDKNIYEKLIKSFAPSIYGRDDVKMGLLCQLFGGSKNDNTRSDIHILLCGDPSTAKSQFLQYVHKLSLRGIYTSGKGSSQVGLTAYVGKDPETREYILESGAVVLSDRGICCIDEFDKMNESARTVLHEVMEQQTVTIAKAGIVATLNARTAILASANPINSRYDRRKAVVENINLPPSLFSRFDLIYLIIDTANEIEDRALALSICSNFSDTQDVAPIDPHLFASYISYARANCNPKLTPNAKEIIISEYLRLRSNDSVHTLFNGSTLSNKAPSASTRQLEALIRLSQAVAKMRLSHTVEVGDVQEATRLMKVATFASLIDPSSGKIDFDQLHIGQTLVNMDRMREVKSVILKGIDVEPSNKDELYKVCQANLPKWFDYKLFDDALFDLESSLSITVLQNGDVKRTIF
- a CDS encoding hypothetical protein (overlaps_old_locusTagID:BBM_I03257) — encoded protein: MEHNYCNYQSQHNPRINTCTYMVIYKYLNNNTK